Proteins found in one Sphingobium sp. V4 genomic segment:
- a CDS encoding adenosylcobinamide-GDP ribazoletransferase: MKGLILAIQFLTRLPMPRVTADGGDFAASIRWFPAVGLIIGAMIAVAAWGGALIDPWLGALGALTLWVRITGGLHLDGLGDIADAAGAAHKDRARLIAVLADPHVGSFAVVTIVLQLIAKLILLRLLIETQAFSMIAVIPFAARIGPLFWSRALPQLHDGLAAQFRNAVRVRDLAIWTAALAVIALASPPLLATPLILPLWAMWLRRRIGGISGDGHGAGIEVAESLLLLSALLWVQAA; the protein is encoded by the coding sequence ATGAAGGGGCTGATCCTCGCCATCCAGTTCCTGACCCGCCTGCCGATGCCCCGCGTCACCGCGGACGGCGGGGATTTCGCTGCCTCGATCCGCTGGTTTCCGGCGGTCGGCTTGATCATCGGCGCGATGATCGCGGTCGCTGCCTGGGGTGGCGCGCTGATCGATCCGTGGCTCGGCGCCCTCGGCGCATTGACCCTGTGGGTTCGGATAACGGGTGGGCTTCATCTCGATGGGCTGGGCGACATAGCCGATGCCGCCGGCGCAGCGCACAAGGACCGCGCGCGGCTGATCGCGGTCCTTGCCGACCCCCATGTGGGCAGCTTCGCGGTCGTGACCATCGTCCTGCAACTGATCGCCAAGCTGATCCTGCTCCGCCTGCTCATCGAGACGCAGGCTTTCTCCATGATCGCGGTCATCCCATTTGCCGCGCGTATCGGTCCCCTCTTCTGGTCCCGCGCCCTGCCGCAACTTCATGATGGGCTGGCGGCGCAGTTCCGCAACGCGGTTCGTGTGCGCGATCTTGCGATATGGACCGCGGCCCTCGCCGTCATTGCACTGGCCTCTCCCCCGCTGCTCGCGACGCCCCTGATCCTGCCGCTCTGGGCCATGTGGCTCCGTCGCCGCATCGGCGGCATTTCGGGTGACGGGCATGGCGCGGGCATCGAGGTGGCGGAAAGCCTGCTGCTCCTGTCTGCCTTGCTGTGGGTTCAGGCGGCATGA
- a CDS encoding histidine phosphatase family protein, translating to MNSFPLHLLRHGAPLHPGLMLGWSDDAPTTEGISACVRQVADLDVERLATSDLQRCSLTASAIGDGRHLPVESDPRWRELDFGAWDGLPASAIDPDAIGRFWNDPDLHPPPEGERWAALVDRIGAAIADLAPCPTLVVTHGGAMRAALHILCGIPLPQLWAFDLPYGALLSLDVWPGTPRAARIKGLRA from the coding sequence ATGAACAGCTTTCCGCTGCACCTGCTGCGCCATGGCGCACCGCTGCATCCCGGTCTGATGCTGGGGTGGAGCGACGACGCGCCCACGACGGAGGGCATCAGCGCCTGCGTGCGGCAGGTGGCGGATCTCGATGTCGAGCGACTGGCCACGTCCGACCTGCAACGATGCAGCCTGACCGCCAGCGCGATCGGCGATGGCCGGCACCTGCCGGTGGAGAGCGATCCCCGCTGGCGCGAACTGGACTTTGGCGCATGGGACGGTTTGCCGGCCAGCGCCATTGATCCTGACGCGATCGGGCGCTTCTGGAACGATCCCGACCTGCACCCCCCGCCCGAAGGCGAGCGCTGGGCGGCCTTGGTCGACCGCATCGGCGCGGCCATTGCGGACCTCGCGCCCTGCCCCACGCTGGTCGTGACCCATGGTGGCGCGATGCGTGCCGCGCTTCACATCCTCTGCGGCATCCCCCTGCCGCAGCTGTGGGCATTCGACCTGCCTTATGGTGCGCTGCTTTCGCTGGACGTCTGGCCGGGCACGCCCCGCGCCGCCCGGATCAAGGGGTTGCGCGCATGA
- a CDS encoding threonine-phosphate decarboxylase, with amino-acid sequence MTDIWTWHGGALEAAKRHFGAGAEPWIDLSTGINPKAWPGTAGLSIDWRRLPEPDSLRQLETAAAVHFGVDPQHVCAVPGTETGLRLAGCLIGGPARHVAPSYRTHGEMIVGSRAIEWIATGGSSETLILANPNNPDGRWLDREQMRALLEARAHHGWLLVDEAFADSDPAISVASLVSETRRLLVFRSFGKFFGLAGVRLGFVIGPSQVLAPLREQLGAWPLSTAAIAIGTAAYRDRPWIAATRERLDHEAARLDAVLVRCGHQPIGRCPLFRLIETDEAPQLFDRLARAAILTRPYEPDRRWLRIGLPPDQAALDRLERVMAHG; translated from the coding sequence ATGACGGACATCTGGACCTGGCATGGCGGCGCGCTGGAGGCGGCGAAACGCCATTTCGGGGCGGGCGCGGAACCGTGGATCGACCTGTCGACCGGCATTAATCCGAAAGCCTGGCCCGGCACGGCGGGACTCTCCATCGACTGGCGGCGCCTGCCCGAACCCGACAGTTTGCGACAACTCGAAACCGCAGCAGCTGTCCATTTCGGTGTCGACCCGCAGCATGTCTGCGCCGTACCGGGAACCGAAACGGGGTTGCGACTGGCGGGGTGCCTGATCGGCGGCCCGGCCCGCCATGTCGCTCCCAGCTATCGCACCCATGGCGAAATGATCGTAGGCTCCAGAGCGATCGAATGGATCGCCACGGGCGGCTCATCGGAAACGCTGATCCTCGCCAATCCCAACAATCCCGACGGTCGGTGGCTGGACCGGGAGCAAATGCGCGCATTGCTGGAGGCGCGCGCGCATCACGGCTGGCTGCTGGTCGACGAAGCCTTTGCGGACAGCGATCCGGCGATCAGCGTTGCATCTTTGGTGAGCGAAACGCGAAGGCTGCTCGTCTTCCGCTCCTTCGGCAAATTTTTCGGGCTGGCCGGCGTGCGCCTTGGCTTCGTGATCGGCCCCTCGCAAGTGCTGGCGCCGTTGCGGGAGCAGTTGGGCGCCTGGCCACTTTCCACGGCGGCGATCGCGATCGGGACCGCCGCCTATCGCGATCGACCGTGGATCGCGGCAACCCGCGAGCGGTTGGACCACGAAGCCGCGCGGCTTGACGCCGTGCTTGTGCGATGCGGGCATCAGCCGATCGGTCGCTGCCCGCTGTTCCGGCTCATCGAGACGGACGAGGCGCCTCAACTGTTCGACCGGCTGGCCCGCGCGGCGATCCTGACGCGGCCCTATGAGCCCGACCGTCGCTGGTTGCGGATCGGACTGCCGCCCGACCAGGCGGCGCTTGACCGTCTTGAGCGGGTCATGGCGCATGGCTGA